Proteins encoded together in one Fibrobacter sp. window:
- a CDS encoding sigma 54-interacting transcriptional regulator has translation MAKNVPKNQMERNSGKKRNFLPINLFLMRSDKKKISLKAKKLYIENMKKKVTLLTWMSPGHDPGTLETFVDKFKSSCEIEKILYLYQKGFAERKDEMKGLFPAIEPIELALKNPTAHKEIYGLIKDQILPLIRDERNLIINVSAGTPAMHAVWLILYAGGNFPKGTQIVSSQKVPNSNQTSCDDVDFPITTYLSEFRKYERENPNEPSYEPEAKSKVRRDAIEKIKVYASVRNVPLLLLGERGIGKSRHVESHIAEIKNKKVVAVACGSLDSTLAESAIFGHVKGAFTGAIEDKKGLLEEAKGKILFLDEIQDLPKSVQRKLVRTLQDKKHRYRPLGSNEENTANIELVCASNLPEKELQERLDPDFYDRISFYKVELPPLRECREDLLDDWRKVWNSSCLESSPQEAPEDECLIRFFRKSRLPGNFRNLQSVAYQIIAWNGKKSIEEILAEISFEDVKKSEFDIAAFPEFENKSWQEATKFFHKALAKYACKKYKTQADAADALGCSSKTLQNSLKEGKGIKN, from the coding sequence ATGGCAAAAAACGTGCCAAAAAATCAGATGGAGCGAAATAGTGGGAAAAAACGGAATTTTTTACCAATAAATCTTTTCCTAATGCGAAGTGATAAGAAAAAAATTTCCCTAAAAGCGAAAAAATTGTATATTGAAAACATGAAAAAAAAGGTGACTTTACTTACTTGGATGTCTCCCGGCCATGATCCTGGTACTTTGGAGACGTTTGTGGACAAGTTTAAATCTTCGTGTGAAATTGAAAAGATCCTATATCTTTATCAAAAAGGCTTTGCAGAAAGAAAAGACGAAATGAAAGGTCTTTTTCCCGCCATTGAGCCTATTGAACTTGCGCTAAAAAATCCAACAGCACATAAAGAGATTTATGGATTGATTAAAGATCAAATATTGCCTTTGATAAGGGATGAGAGAAACTTGATCATCAATGTATCCGCGGGTACTCCTGCGATGCATGCGGTCTGGCTCATATTGTATGCGGGTGGAAATTTTCCTAAAGGAACGCAAATAGTTTCTTCTCAAAAAGTTCCTAATTCAAATCAAACTTCGTGTGATGATGTTGACTTTCCGATAACCACTTACTTAAGCGAGTTTCGTAAATACGAAAGGGAGAATCCGAACGAACCGAGCTACGAGCCTGAGGCAAAGTCAAAAGTGCGACGGGATGCTATAGAGAAGATAAAGGTTTATGCCAGTGTCCGAAACGTTCCGCTTCTTTTGCTTGGCGAACGTGGTATTGGTAAAAGCCGCCATGTGGAATCTCATATTGCAGAAATAAAGAACAAAAAGGTTGTAGCGGTAGCTTGTGGTTCCCTAGATTCAACGTTGGCAGAATCGGCAATATTTGGTCATGTGAAGGGCGCATTTACGGGGGCTATTGAAGATAAAAAAGGTCTTTTGGAAGAAGCGAAGGGAAAAATTCTTTTCCTGGATGAGATTCAAGATTTGCCAAAATCCGTACAGCGAAAATTGGTGCGTACACTGCAAGACAAAAAGCATCGTTATCGCCCTCTTGGCAGTAATGAAGAGAATACAGCCAATATCGAACTTGTATGTGCTTCTAATTTGCCGGAAAAAGAACTGCAAGAAAGGCTAGATCCAGATTTTTATGATAGAATTTCTTTTTATAAGGTAGAACTCCCTCCACTGCGAGAATGTCGAGAGGACTTGCTTGATGACTGGCGGAAAGTGTGGAATTCGTCATGTTTAGAGAGTTCACCCCAGGAGGCTCCTGAAGACGAATGCCTTATAAGATTTTTTCGAAAATCACGACTCCCGGGTAATTTTCGCAATTTGCAGTCCGTAGCCTATCAAATTATTGCATGGAATGGCAAAAAATCAATAGAGGAAATTTTGGCAGAAATTTCATTTGAAGACGTTAAAAAGAGCGAATTCGATATTGCCGCTTTCCCTGAATTCGAAAACAAATCATGGCAAGAAGCGACCAAGTTCTTCCATAAGGCTCTTGCAAAATACGCCTGCAAAAAATATAAGACACAAGCAGATGCGGCAGATGCGCTTGGGTGTTCTTCAAAGACCCTGCAAAATTCACTGAAAGAGGGAAAAGGGATAAAGAACTAG
- a CDS encoding VWA domain-containing protein, with protein sequence MSVFNNVINIQARPLPVIILADVSGSMSEIGKLDSLKLALKNMIASFKNASSSSLEAEIYVSLITFGNNATNIVLEPQAASEIANDASKMSAIDGLVAVGNTPLGGALTSLVDMLERRDIYPSRAYRPFIVLASDGKPNDSWQDPLSRLLNSERSKKATRLALAIGADADENMLKKFVNNDEIPVFKANNAAEIQKFFKCVTMSAIKSSQSAKPGEISANDIIGLSESVKDLFDED encoded by the coding sequence ATGAGTGTATTCAACAATGTCATCAACATTCAAGCCCGCCCGCTTCCTGTAATTATTCTTGCGGATGTAAGCGGTAGCATGAGTGAAATCGGCAAGCTCGATTCTTTGAAACTTGCTTTAAAAAATATGATTGCGTCATTCAAAAACGCTTCATCTTCATCTTTGGAAGCAGAAATCTATGTTTCGCTCATAACATTTGGCAATAATGCCACAAATATTGTTTTGGAGCCGCAGGCTGCAAGCGAAATTGCAAATGATGCATCCAAAATGAGCGCCATTGATGGGTTGGTGGCGGTTGGTAATACACCTCTTGGTGGAGCTTTAACAAGCCTCGTAGATATGCTGGAAAGGAGAGATATTTATCCATCTCGTGCATATCGTCCATTTATTGTTCTTGCATCTGATGGCAAGCCTAATGATTCCTGGCAAGATCCATTAAGTAGACTTCTTAATAGTGAGCGGAGCAAAAAAGCGACCCGTCTTGCGCTTGCTATTGGGGCGGATGCGGACGAAAACATGTTAAAAAAATTCGTGAATAATGATGAAATTCCTGTATTTAAAGCGAACAACGCCGCTGAAATACAAAAATTCTTCAAATGCGTCACGATGTCCGCCATTAAGAGTTCGCAATCGGCCAAGCCTGGCGAAATTAGCGCGAATGACATCATTGGCCTTTCTGAAAGTGTTAAGGATCTCTTTGATGAGGATTAA
- a CDS encoding PP2C family serine/threonine-protein phosphatase codes for MLLEYVTSRKWKTVQASVRGPGHIKDNLPNQDCTYIGYVDKFLLVMVCDGLGSHAHSDYGAQTLCKLFAPCFKEWSKYKSHIPTDFLRLLHCQWLMHVRNFGADECGCTCQFAIVNSKGKGWLAQLGDGMTLVRHNGKIEAFSEIKDGFGNETSAMGDYDTIPFWRLNKIELSSPSDRILMMTDGISEDILSDAMDEFVSVFDNFFKVPINRAQKNLKDELTHWPTQHHIDDKTIVAIERR; via the coding sequence TTGCTTTTAGAATATGTCACTAGTAGAAAATGGAAAACAGTCCAAGCTTCGGTACGGGGGCCTGGACATATCAAGGACAATCTTCCAAATCAAGATTGTACATATATTGGTTATGTTGACAAATTTCTATTAGTGATGGTTTGTGATGGATTAGGGTCCCATGCTCATAGTGATTATGGGGCGCAAACTTTGTGCAAATTATTCGCACCGTGTTTTAAGGAATGGAGTAAATACAAATCACATATTCCGACAGATTTTTTGCGACTATTACATTGCCAATGGTTAATGCATGTACGTAATTTTGGGGCAGATGAATGTGGTTGTACCTGCCAGTTTGCTATTGTTAATAGTAAGGGCAAAGGTTGGTTAGCCCAACTAGGAGATGGAATGACTCTTGTGCGACACAATGGGAAGATTGAGGCGTTTTCTGAAATCAAGGATGGTTTTGGTAACGAAACTTCCGCTATGGGGGACTATGATACCATTCCGTTTTGGCGTTTAAATAAGATAGAGTTAAGTTCTCCAAGCGATAGAATTCTTATGATGACAGATGGAATCAGCGAAGATATTTTATCTGATGCTATGGATGAATTTGTTTCTGTCTTTGATAATTTTTTTAAGGTTCCAATTAATCGAGCCCAAAAGAATCTAAAAGATGAACTGACACATTGGCCGACACAACACCATATTGATGACAAAACCATCGTTGCTATTGAAAGAAGGTGA